A single Amphiprion ocellaris isolate individual 3 ecotype Okinawa chromosome 15, ASM2253959v1, whole genome shotgun sequence DNA region contains:
- the txlna gene encoding alpha-taxilin: MIKQDTEESATQGGEDASPTVGGMESPAAAKDSLDSNSPKESEPQTPQTDTPPQDQEGGSEGAEAALSQCFTADDLSRQLEDILSTYCRVTISDDASALPNGQSHSPELNGLTSEREDDKSEEGKINGGENGAEKEQKKTQEKKKVKGLGKEITLLMQTLNTLSTPEEKLAGLCKKYAELLEEHRNTQKQMRVLQKKQNQLVQEKDNLRNEHSKAILARSKLESLCRELQRHNRTLKEEGMQRTRLEEEKRKEVTSHFQVTLNDIQAQMEQHNERNASLRQENTELAEKLKKLYEQYKLREEHIDKVVKHKDLQQQLVDAKLHQAQELLKESEERHDREKDFLLKEAVESQRMCELMKQQEVHLKQQLSLYTEKFEEFQTTLSKSNEVFTTFKQEMEKMTKKIKKLEKETAMYRSRWESSNKALLEMAEEKAVRDRDFDALQGKVQRLEKLRRALKVERNELNKKVQNLSGQHSDTAGAPTSDPGTDSPSPPPTDCLLEPSSCPVPDISSSSCSHSCHCDPELDTDTLLEGANAQPVSAQE, encoded by the exons atgataaaacaagacacagaagaGTCTGCCACCCAGGGCGGCGAGGATGCTTCACCCACAGTAGGAGGGATGGAgtcacctgcagctgcaaaagacaGCTTGGACAGCAACAGCCCCAAAGAGTCAGAACCACAGACACCACAGACAGACACCCCTCCACAAGACCAGGAGGGAGGAAGTGAAG GTGCAGAGGCTGCACTGTCGCAGTGTTTCACGGCTGACGATCTGAGCCGGCAGCTAGAGGACATCCTCAGCACCTACTGCCGGGTAACAATTTCAGATGATGCCAGTGCCTTGCCCAATGGTCAGTCACACAGCCCAGAGCTCAATGGCCTGACCAGTGAGAGGGAAGATGACAAGTCAGAGGAAGGCAAAATAAATGGTGGTGAAAATGGGGCAGAGAAAGAGCAGAAGAAGActcaggagaagaaaaaagtgaaggGTCTAG GTAAAGAGATTACTCTTCTTATGCAGACTCTAAACACACTGAGCACCCCTGAGGAGAAGCTCGCAGGCCTCTGCAAGAAGTATGCTGAACTG ttaGAAGAGCACCGTAACACACAGAAGCAGATGAGGGTACTGCAGAAGAAGCAAAATCAGCTGGTCCAAGAGAAAGACAACCTGAGGAATGAGCACAGTAAGGCCATCCTGGCCCGCAGCAAGCTGGAAAGCCTCTGCAGggagctgcagagacacaaccGCACACTTAAG GAAGAAGGAATGCAAAGAACCCGGTtggaggaagagaaaaggaaGGAGGTGACTTCTCATTTCCAGGTGACACTGAATGACATCCAGGCCCAGATGGAGCAGCACAACGAGAGAAACGCCAGCCTCCGACAGGAGAACACAGAGCTGGCTGAGAAACTCAAGAAACTGTATGAACAGTACAAACTGCGGGAAGAA CACATAGACAAAGTGGTGAAGCACAAAGACCTGCAACAACAGCTGGTGGATGCCAAGCTGCACCAGGCACAGGAGCTGCTGAAGGAGTCAGAGGAACGCCACGACAGAGAGAAAGATTTT CTGCTGAAAGAAGCAGTAGAGTCTCAAAGGATGTGTGAGCTGATGAAGCAGCAGGAAGTTCATCTCAAACAGCAG CTGTCATTGTACACAGAGAAGTTTGAAGAATTTCAGACCACTTTGTCCAAGAGTAATGAAGTCTTCACCACTTTCAAACAGGAGATGGAGAAG ATGACTAAAAAGATCAAAAAGCTGGAGAAGGAGACAGCCATGTATCGCTCCAGGTGGGAGAGCAGCAACAAGGCTCTGCTGGAGATGGCTGAGGAG AAAGCTGTGCGGGACCGTGACTTTGATGCACTTCAGGGAAAAGTCCAGCGGCTTGAGAAGCTGCGGCGGGCACTTAAAGTTGAACGAAACGAGCTGAACAAGAAGGTCCAGAACCTCAGCGGTCAACACAGCGACACAGCAGGAGCCCCCACCTCTGACCCAGGGACTGACTCCCCCTCTCCACCACCTACAGACTGTCTGCTGGAGCCCAGCAGCTGTCCGGTCCCagacatctcctcctcctcctgctcccacTCCTGCCACTGTGACCCCGAACTGGACACAGATACCCTACTAGAAGGGGCAAACGCTCAGCCTGTTTCTGCACAGGAATGA